From a single Brassica oleracea var. oleracea cultivar TO1000 chromosome C5, BOL, whole genome shotgun sequence genomic region:
- the LOC106343648 gene encoding uncharacterized protein At4g06744, producing MAPNYNHSSSFIFLFLSLHFLSILATRNNLTTDRNALEIIIGGGESSNDYSPAPSPEPEDCPPPPPPEPEDCPPPPPPPPTQQFSSPLIEKVYPVIKKFQNLVENDPKKILKTWVGTDICAEDKYIGLECAKFPGTNDLALASIQFNQFNLGGKKLRLDNFLNKLEEVTIFHANSNNFVGAVPEVSNLKYLFELDLSNNKLSGEFPSSVLKATNLTFLDLRFNSFSGSVPPQVFNLDLDVLFINHNNLVQRLPENLGSITALYLTFANNRFTGPIPESIGDIKSLQEVLFLNNKLTGCLPYQIGKLNQATVFDVEFNLLTGPIPYSFGCLDKMEQLNLARNKFYGTIPEIVCELSALKNVSLSFNYFTQVGPKCRELIKKKILDVRMNCILDLPYQRTPWECAKFFMRKQKCPKSKSFFYMPCDKAPHRIKPDQEELDGQASPPVSYRALNPNRIRNL from the exons ATGGCCCCAAATTATAACCATTCCTCTTCTTTCATTTTCTTGTTTCTGTCTCTTCACTTTCTTTCAATTCTAGCCACAAGAAACAACCTCACCACCGACAGAAACGCCCTTGAAATCATCATCGGCGGCGGTGAAAGCTCCAATGACTATTCTCCTGCGCCGTCTCCGGAGCCAGAAGACTGTCCTCCACCGCCGCCTCCGGAGCCAGAAGACTGTCCTCCTCCTCCTCCACCGCCACCTACGCAACAATTCTCTAGTCCATTAATAGAGAAAGTGTATCCAGTCATCAAGAAGTTCCAAAACCTAGTCGAAAATGATCCAAAGAAGATACTCAAAACATGGGTAGGCACCGACATTTGCGCCGAGGACAAATACATAGGACTCGAGTGCGCAAAGTTCCCGGGAACAAACGATCTCGCACTCGCGAGCATCCAGTTCAACCAGTTTAACTTGGGAGGCAAGAAACTCCGGCTAGATAACTTCCTCAACAAGTTAGAAGAAGTCACAATCTTCCACGCAAACAGCAACAACTTCGTGGGCGCTGTTCCCGAAGTCAGCAACTTGAAGTACTTATTCGAGCTTGATCTCAGCAACAACAAGCTCTCCGGAGAGTTTCCAAGCTCTGTCTTAAAAGCAACCAACCTCACGTTCCTCGATCTTAGATTCAACTCTTTCTCCGGTTCTGTGCCTCCTCAGGTTTTCAATCTTGACCTAGACGTCTTGTTCATCAACCACAACAATCTTGTTCAGAGACTCCCCGAGAATCTCGGATCCATCACTGCTCTTTACCTCACATTCGCTAACAACAG ATTCACGGGTCCTATTCCCGAAAGCATAGGTGACATCAAGTCCCTACAAGAAGTCCTGTTCTTAAATAACAAGTTAACCGGTTGCTTACCATACCAAATCGGGAAGCTTAACCAAGCTACGGTTTTTGACGTCGAGTTTAACCTGCTAACCGGTCCGATTCCATACTCTTTCGGATGCCTAGACAAGATGGAACAGCTCAACTTGGCTAGAAACAAGTTCTACGGTACCATACCGGAAATCGTATGCGAGCTCTCAGCTCTCAAGAACGTTTCGCTCTCGTTCAATTACTTCACGCAGGTTGGTCCAAAATGTAGAGAACTTATCAAGAAGAAGATTTTAGACGTTCGCATGAACTGTATTCTAGACCTTCCTTATCAGAGAACGCCATGGGAGTGCGCTAAATTCTTCATGCGAAAACAGAAGTGTCCTAAGTCCAAGTCTTTCTTTTACATGCCTTGTGATAAGGCTCCGCACCGGATTAAACCGGACCAAGAAGAGTTAGACGGTCAGGCTTCGCCACCAGTATCTTACCGTGCTCTTAATCCGAACCGGATTCGGAATCTCTAG